The region GCTGATGCCGATCTTCGCGCCGTACATCAACTCGTACCGGCGGCTGTCGCGCTTCATGGCCGCGCCGATCAACGTGCAATGGGGCTACGACAACCGCACGGTCGGCTTCCGGATTCCGCACTCGGCGGCCGCCGCGCGGCGGATCGAGAACCGGATTCCGGGCGTCGACTGCAACCCGTACCTCGCGATCGCGGGCACGCTCGCGGCGGGCTACCTCGGCGTCACGCAGGGGCTCGAGCCGACCGAGCCGCTCGCGAGCGACGGCTACAGCCTGCCGTATCAACTGCCGCGCAATCTGGAGGAAGGGCTCACGCTGATGAGCGCATGCGCGCCGCTTGCCGAGATGCTCGGCGAGAAATTCGTGAAAGCCTATCTCGCATTGAAGGAAACGGAGTACGAAGCATTTTTCCGCGTGATCAGCTCGTGGGAGCGCAGGCACCTGCTGCTGCACGTTTGAGCGTGCGCACGCACGCCGCATTCAGGAGATCCAAGTGACGTATCGAACCGAAGACATCGCCTATGTAGCGCCGCTGCACGCGAGCGCCGCGCCCGCGCACCGCACGAGCGCCGAATACCGCGCGCTCGACGCCGCGCACCACCTCCACCCGTTCTCGGACATGGGCTCGCTCAATCGCGCGGGCAGCCGCGTGATCGTGAAGGCCGAAGGCGTCCACCTGTGGGATTCCGACGGCAACAGGATCATCGACGGCATGGCCGGGCTCTGGTGCGTGAACGTCGGCTACGGCCGCGACGAACTGATCGAGGCCGGCAGCCGCCAGTTGCGCGAGCTGCCGTTCTACAACACCTTCTTCAAGACCACCCATCCGCCCGTCATCGAGCTGTCCGCGCTGCTCGCGCAGATCGCGCCGCCCGCGTTCAACCGCTTCTTCTATTGCAACAGCGGCTCCGAGGGCAACGACACGGTGCTGCGCATCGCGCATCAGTACTGGCGCGCGCAGAACCGCCCGCAGAAGAAGTTCGTCATTTCGCGCCGAAACGGCTACCACGGCTCGACGATCGCGGGCGCGACGCTCGGCGGCATGGGCTACATGCACGAGCAGATGCCCTCGAAGGTCGAGCACATCGTCTACATCGATCAGCCCTGACCTGCCCCCTTCGATAGGGCCAATGGGCTTCTAGCAAAGTCCCTTTAAACCAACTCCTGGAAAGCGGCAGGAGCGTCCGCGGTTGCCCGATGTTTCGCCGCAAACTCTGACGGCGCAAGGTAGTTCAGTGCGCTGTGCGGCCTTTGCTCGTTGTAGTCCTGACGCCATGCCGCGATGACTGCCCGAGCGTGCGCGAGCGTCGTGAACCAGTGCTCGTTAAGGCATTCGTCGCGGAACTTGCCGTTGAACGATTCGATGTACGCATTCTGCGTGGGCTTGCCCGCCTGAATCAACTTCAGCGTGACGCCGTTCGCATACGCCCACTGGTCAAGCGCGCGGCTCGTAAATTCGGGTCCCTGGTCTGTTCGCACCGCCTTGGGATAGCCACGGAAGCGAGCTGCACGGTCCAATGCCCGAGCGACATACAAACCTGAGATGCCATGGTCGACGACGATGTCGACAGCCTCTTTCGTGAAATCGTCGACGACGGTCAGGCACTTCACGCGCCGGCCGTTGGAAAGCGCATCCATCACGAAATCGATTGACCATACCTCGTTGGGTGCGCCCGGCAATGCCAGTTGCTCGCGCTCAATCATGACGCCGTGGCGCTTGCGACGGCGCCGCACAGCCAGCCCTGCCTCACGGTACAGGCGATAGATGCGCTTGTGATTGGCGTGCGTGCCTTCGCGTTCCACCAGGGCGTGCAGTCGGCGGTAGCCGAATCGACGACGTTCGTGCGCCAACTTCACCAGACGCGCCGCGAGCACCTCATTCTCGTGGTCCGGCTTCGCGTCGTAATGCAGCACGCTGCGAGAAAGCCCGACAAGCCGGCAGGCGCGGCGCTCGGAGATGTTGACCTTCTCCCGAATCGCCAACACTGCTTCGCGTTTGGCTTGCGGGCTCAGGGCTTTCCCTTGACGACAACCTTCAACGCTTCCATATCGAGCATTGCTTCGGCCAGCAGTTTCTTCAGTCGGGCATTCTCCACCTCGAGGCCCTTGAGCCGGCGGGCTTCCGAGACTTCCATGCCGCCGAACTTCGCGCGCCAGGTGTAGAACGACGCGTCACTGAACCCATGCTTCCTGCACAGTTCCTTGACCGGCATACCGGCCTCGGCTTCCTTCAGAAACCCGATGATTTGCTGTTCCGTAAAGCGCTTCTTCATGTTCGTCTTCTTCTCCGAAAACGAACTTTACTAGACTCCGGCTGGCCCTGTTTGTAGGGGGCAGGTCATTGACGCCCTCGTACCACGTCGCACGTGAAACGGGGATGATTTTGAGCACTTCGGGCAGGCGCAGAAGAGAATCTGCAGTAGTCATTTCGCATTTCCATTTCCCCCAGGGGATGAATCCGGAAATGTGACCTCAATATCTCAATGTTCCTCTACCGACGGACTGGGTAGCTCCGCCGGCGTCCGGTAGCGTCAATCGACGCATGGGGTGGTATAGAGA is a window of Burkholderia mallei ATCC 23344 DNA encoding:
- a CDS encoding IS3-like element IS407 family transposase (programmed frameshift), whose translation is MKKRFTEQQIIGFLKEAEAGMPVKELCRKHGFSDASFYTWRAKFGGMEVSEARRLKGLEVENARLKKLLAEAMLDMEALKVVVKGKPLSPQAKREAVLAIREKVNISERRACRLVGLSRSVLHYDAKPDHENEVLAARLVKLAHERRRFGYRRLHALVEREGTHANHKRIYRLYREAGLAVRRRRKRHGVMIEREQLALPGAPNEVWSIDFVMDALSNGRRVKCLTVVDDFTKEAVDIVVDHGISGLYVARALDRAARFRGYPKAVRTDQGPEFTSRALDQWAYANGVTLKLIQAGKPTQNAYIESFNGKFRDECLNEHWFTTLAHARAVIAAWRQDYNEQRPHSALNYLAPSEFAAKHRATADAPAAFQELV